The Alosa alosa isolate M-15738 ecotype Scorff River chromosome 3, AALO_Geno_1.1, whole genome shotgun sequence nucleotide sequence TTACAGAATTGTGTTTAATGACGAAGTGAAGCagtacagtggtaaacatgctcctgtcccaactttttttgaaacatgttgctggcatcaaattcaaaattaacgtatactttccatgaaatagttcAAAGtttcatttgatatgttgtctttgtcctttttgctgctaaatatgggtttatgagACTTTATtgtgacattctgtttttatttgcattttacacaacgtcacaactttttctgttttggggttgtaattTACAGGTCATGTTTGTTTTACTGCTACAAAACTGATCCTTTGAGATGCCACTGGTAGcccacatacacgtaagagaaAGCCTTGGTATACTATTGCCCTTGAAAATACACAGTTTTAAGTCCTTTCAAATGACATCTGGCTGGCTTTAGATGTTAGTGTTACAGAGGTACAAGGAATTTCTAAAAGTTCCCACATGTCCCCCTTAATACCCAAGATCAATCAAGGATGTTTCATTTTTTATGGCTGCTCAGAATTCACTCCATCATACATAGACTTGCACTGAGAAGACAACCAAGCAGCTCACACTCAAACAAGACTTGAGCATAGGGTACGTAAAAAGAAGGTTTAAAAAGCAACTGAAACACACTGAACAGGACTGGGGTGAAATGCTGTGAAGGTTTAACGACTCTAACATGTGCTTCATGATGCTGCTTTATTCGGAGTGATCTCAGCTGTCATAATGATTCCCCTTTCACAATGGAGAAGGGGCGTCACAAGCCTATTGGGAAGCGGTAATAATTCACCTGTCACATCCtgttttttttgacaaatcTCAATTCTTATGGAAATCATTTGCTTCTCTTCCTGTTTAGAAGACATATGTCATAAATATCTCTGGTTGGAAATAATGCTTAAAGGGATAAAACTATACCAAAGtctttttaggcaagtccctccattcggcggccatattgcaacgctttttgggaaCTTaccgggcatctatttcggcacgTGCGCAaagcttcacgacaccaaccttgctccaggagcgagatcacaacacatgattggcacaatcaTGTACAAACATGACGTTTTACCgcagaaggggtgggatatgtatataagtataagtatactctttcgatcccgtgagagaaatttggtctctgcatttatcccaatccgtgaattagtgaaacacactcagcacacagtgaacagaagcacacactaatcccggcgcagtgagctgcctgcaacaacagcggcgctcggggagcagtgaggggttaggtgccttgctcaagggtacttcagccgtgcctactggttggggttcgaaccggcaaccttccggttacaagtccaaagcgctaaccagtaggccatggctgccctgacggcatgtgtagacaactgccatattgacgttacaaactaaccccatgcatttctatggagggttttttgagtgctgtctcctcattagaaagtctttggttaTACTGATACTATTTTGTTGTAGCAGGAATAATATTGTGCAGTAAAAAAGTAAAACTACTTAGTCAAGCATAGCATCAGCTAATATAAAGGAAAGTGCCTGATATTCCTTTCTCACATTTCATAGTCACAGTAGCTCATCATGCTCATAAATAAGGTGGCTTCCTTACAGAATATTAAGCGTTTTTTGGTACctaaatataattttttgacCAGTGACTCATGAGGGTACAATCCAGAATGAGtgcacatagcctacatgttattttattttagagTTTCAATGTGTATGAGTTCCATCTTGACAGGAAATGTCAACCTCACTATAAATTCCTGCACTAGCCTGATATCAGTGCTAATGGCCAAGATATTTTAAGGCTGCCTCCCTACAAAAATTAATTCTTGGGTTGAACCATTTTATACTCCTTTTTCCCTTCACGGTTACAGGGGAGAGCAGGGCATCAAAGTTCTGTGCTGTCAAAGAATCCCCAAAGGGACATGATCAGTTATCCATGGGCTATAGGACTACAATTACTCTACAAGCTTCTCTTCTGCTATACATTCCAACATGTAAATAAAGCTATGGATTCTCCATGACCAAGATTGGGAATACATACAGCAACTACGCATATCACTGTACATTTCAGGCTGTAAATGTTATGAACATTGTTATAGGAGTCAAAGATGCAATTACTGTTTAGACGGATGGCCAGCATGGAGAAGCAAAAGggaagacagacaaagagaatcTATTGTCTTCTTTGGCAGATATTAGCATTTCAAATGCAGAAAGGCAGGCAGAAGTCGATGGAATGGAGTGTGCGTGGGAGGTAAAGTCAGTCTTGAAAGCTGAGGTGTCATCAAGttagcatacacacacccgccacacacacaatgtgttaCACACAGAAAtctgttcaaacacacacacacacacacacacacacacacacacacacacacacacacacacacacacacaacaacaacaacaaacacgtaaacacacatgcatgtacgcacgtacgcatacacacacacacaaacacacacacacatccagttcttctcttcctcctccagaaGTGTGACACATCAGGGTGGTGAAGCTTCGATATTTAATTCATGAAGAGGAAccaagtgacagagagaggagccACTGTAGGCATGgcgaatgtgtgtgtcagacagacagacagacagacagacagacagacagacacagacacagatggaAAGGAAAAGGGAGTCTGAGAGAGATGTCAGTGCCTTAGGAAAACCACACAGTATGAATTCTGATAATGGTAACCATGGGGACTACCACATCTATCAGATAAAGTTTATTATGAGTACTGTGTGTCATGCATACAACAAAGTTACAGCACACTTGCTGTAGCATTTTATATTACAATTTTGACATACACGTCTGATTTGTACTGACATTTTGAATTGCCATTGTAATGACATTTTAGATGCTATTGTTATTTCTTATACAatttcttaataataataaaaaaaaataatagacCATTGCACATTCGAATGtgttaagtaagtaagtataagtatatatactcttttgatcccgtgaggttttttttttttaaaagctgtatatatgtatatgtatgtatatgtatgtatgtatgtatgtatgtatgtatgtatgtatgtatgtatatatatatatatatatatatatatagagtgtgtgtgtgtgtgagtgtgtgtgtggcaatgctGGAATCACGCATAACTTACAAGTTGGTCTTTCACCAAAAGGATGTCCTTGTTGTAAAGTGACACATATAGGttattttggttttgtttattttattcataTCTAAAACTATTTGGATTTTAGGTGGCATCAGCTTATAAAGTACTTGCTAATGCAGGTGTTTACATCACAGCCTGCCTAGAGTGATAAAGGGATGGAAGTCCCAATACAGTACATTTCTTTAGCTTGTTTTACTTGAATTAGTTTTATTGTTAGTTAATGGAACTTTAGCGTGAACAACATACTGATATTTTGACAAAGCTGTAAAAAATCTGAATACCAATAATCAAGGCTATGTAGAAAATGAGATCATCACCTGACATTACCGAATGACTCATAACCGGCACTGATACTTTGACCTCATCTGAAATTGCTTAATAAACCAGTTGGTTGGTTAGACAAGAGAGCACAGAAAGGTTGTTTCTGGTGTCCTCTCTGCTATGGCAGCTCTCCAGATGAGATAGAGAACAGCCTGAACACCTGACACTCCTGGTGTAGTCTGACTGCTTTACAGCTGACACTCCTGGTGTAGTCTGACTGCTTTACAGCTGACACTCCTGGTGTAGTCTGACTGCTTTACTATGGAAGAGGAGCAGCCATGTGTGgcagataaaataaaataagatacAGTGTGTGCATGGCGAACTTCTGCCAGAGATGGTATTTTTTGCTGAATAAAAATAGAATATGTGATCGTGACTCATTATAAATAAGCATGCCTTGTGTGCGTCTATGTGTTTATTCATCCTGACAGTGGAGCATGCATctactgctttctctctctatctcctttctCAACTGAAACCAGCATCTCAAATTACCTTCTGCATTATCAATGAGGAGAGTGTTTCTATTGAGCATGGTGGATGTATCAAATGAACACTGGAGAGAAGTGAACTTTCATCATATCTCATATGGTATCTTTTCTTCCAAATGGCAATACAGTACACAATGTGATGGGACTAACATGTATACAAGAATGGCATGACAAAATAGTCAATTTATTTAAATGGTAATGCAGTTGCCTTTTTCTAACTCAGTAGAACATTCACAAAACAAATTAAGAGATGCACTTGCGAAAATTACCAATTTACCCTTTAAACATACTAAAAGGTCAATATGTAACACTTTAAAAGCAATGCAAAAACATCAAATCTTAATGCAAATTTGACAAACTGTCAGAGTATCTCCCAATCACATATTTCTACCCAAGTGCAAAAAAGAGATTGAATAAAAACAAGACTAAGCATTTTTAAAAGTATATACATTTATAGTCTTACCTGTGTTAAGGTAGGCTGCACCTGTGTCCAGTCTGTAGAATGCCCTCTAACTCAtcatgattctctctctctccgtatcactctctccctgtcaGTCAAACATGGGAGGGCTTTTGCTTTTCATCTGTTAGCTTGCTGGTATTCTTCCTGTTGCTAGGACACAGTCAAGCCAAGTTTGGTTTCCTTGGGACACTGTTAAAACCAAACAAATCATGAATTTGTCTCTTTAATTCGATTTGGAAGTGCAATAGGTGAAAGCTGATGTCTGAATCAATAAACTTGTGCCTGGGGTAGCAAGCTGAAGTATTGTTCCAAAAGCATATCGTAAAGGGTCCTCTGGTAGAGAAATGGATCAACCCCATCAATATAATATCTGTTACTGCAATACTGCAAAGCCTATAAAATATGAAAGAAGCAGAAGAATTGAAAGGACAGACTAACTGATTTTTGAGAGAAATACAAATAAGTAGGCAGATAGACAGATTAGATTAAATTTCTTCAGACCAAAAATTTAGTTTGTTAACATTATAGGATGACACTTGACATTTATTGTGTACTTTGACAAAATACATGTGTACAGAAGGCTCTTGTCAGATGAACATTAGGAAAATAGTTTAAGAGacatttctgaaaaaaaaaaaaaactggattTCTGAATCTTGGAATGGAATGAAATAGAATACATAGGATGTTTATGACATCATTAAAATGACAGTGGCACTTTACCAAGAGGAGAACATCCAGTGTTCTGAGCTCTGACATGATGCTGACATTTCCCACCTCCTGCATTGATGGATAGATAGCGGGGCTTTCTACAACTGTTCCAGTATACCTCCTCAAGAGGGGCACATCATGGCGGGACCAAGCATTGCTGGCCCTGGCATGAGCCTGGAGGAGGCGAATGACATTTGGCAGTGTATAAAGCACAAGGTGAGAAAGATCCAAAATATCTAACACATCAATCAACATATATAGACACATACAGTTACAtctaaacattgtttttttgctATCAGAAAAATTGACCCGACTGTATAGAAAATACAATCTCACTTGTTAACTCACACCCAAAAACAATTAAACAAATCAAAGGTGGAGGACTAATGCATTAGATCTATTTACGCCATAAAACTAACTTAGCATCTTGCATACTTGTAGAGATAtcagagatggcaaaagtatGCTTTCCATTCTCAAGTTAAAGTTCAGATACTTGTGTAAGAAAACTGATTACATTTCTTGCTTGTTGCCTTGTACAAAGCCAAGGATGAACTTGCAGAGAAACAAACATTCTGTTTGAGGTAAGCTTGCtggcagagtaggcctagtaaaCCAGCTTTCCATTATCATGTAACCATTGCTTTTAGTGCTCCACTCTCTGTGGTGCCCCTGCATATGTTGCAAAGGCTACCCCCTTTTGGCACCTCTCTTACGGTACCATCCAATAGGTTACAATCGGCTTTGGAGTTGGGAGGTACGCaatgatgtgaaataaaaataattgataACCCTCCTCCAATGCAtaaacacaaaagtaaaaagcctattttgaaaatgtaaggGGAGGATAATATACTACAGACATTTCTACTCAAATGAGTAAAAGCAAAACGTTGTCTGAAAAATGAGTTCTCAAGTAACATAAAGATACGTATTTGCACTTTGTTTGTCCCCACCTCTGCTTGTACTTATGATGTGTACAGGTAATAGAAACTTGTGGTACTCCATATGTAGGAGCTGGCTGATATGCCGGCCTGACCTTGTTTCAGGATAGATGTTTGGTTCTCAGGTGACTTCACACCAACTTAGCAGTCTAGCAGCAGCCTGTTCAAACCTGTTGGGCAGGACTGTGTCTGACACACTAACCCATTTTTAAGCATAAAAATAACACAAGTCAGGCACCTACCtttattcaacctttattttgttctgtttttttggAAAGAAGCATTTCGGTCGTTCGGTTTAATACCAGCCCATTACCTTTCCCCAGGTAATACCTGTGCTTAATATCTAGAATGTTAAATGTATCAGATTGTCTCTTATTTTCATACTTCAAGGGTAGTAGTTTTCATTTCTCAAGTTTTCATTTCTCAAGTTCTACTAATCTACTGATCAGCAGCTTCTTGACAGAAGATGCTATTCAGTTCTGTGGAGGGACAAAAGGCATCTGCAAGTAAATGTAACTTGCATCTTGTGAGAGAAATGTTACTTAGACATCTTCCACCTGCAGAAGAAAATCACCAGAGGTGCATGTCAAGGAAAGCAAAACTAGATTCCAATGAACCTGAAGCTCAGACCCTTCACCTGTGTAATagtttgtgattgtgtgcgcAGGTGGTCACAAAGATGTGTGGCACCGGCTGGACGCCGACTCCTCACCTGCAGGACGCCCACATGTTCCATCCTCTCTCCGTCATCGGAAAGCGGGTGGAGCGCTCGCTCCGTCTGCGGAAGGTGCGCAGTCTCTTCCCCCTGGGGCCCCTCTCCGAACTCCTAGACCGTCCCGGCGACACTGACTCCGACCTGCGGCCCCTGGGCACTGTGATTCGGGAGGGCCCGGTCCACTGCGACGTGTTCCACGAAGAGTTCCTGGACGGCGTGGGCCGCGTGAGGATCCACGTGGTGGACTACTGGACGGAGTCCGGCGTGCAGCCCATTGCCCCCCACACAAAGCTGACCCTGCGGGACAGCCTGCCCTGGCTAGACTCGGTGCATCGGCTCTATCTGGTCAGCCAGACAGTGTGCTCGTCCAGCTGCCGCGTGCGCCTGCTGGGCGGCGAGCCGGGCCACCATCTTAAGTTGGAGCCCGAGACCCCGCTGGGCTTCAACTGCCTGCGGCTCTCGGCACTGCCTTCGGGGCTGGTGGAGGTGCGGCGTGGCTGGGAGAGCGGCTACCTCCACCCCAAGGCCCGCTGGGCCCGCTTCGACTCACCCGAGTACGAGAGGCTCAGGGGAGGGACGGCCACCGAGCCCAGAGTGATGGGCATGCTGTCTCAGCTCGGTGAGCAATTAGATGATGCTAGAGGATTCTGACCAGCACTCTATTACTTATTAAAAGGAATTACATCACACTAGTTTGATAGAATTGTAGTGACAGTTATATTAGTACTCTATATTATGTGATATaactaataataaataattatacaTTGTTTGACCAGATCTAGCTGTTGTATAATATAGCAAAGATCCTTTAGAACACCTTCTCAACCGTCTCTGAATAAAAGGGAGGAGTGCGTACTTCACAAAAGGGAGGAGTGCGTACTACTGCTCCATTCCTAGGGCCTACAGATCCACATAAAGCTCTCACATGAAGGCTCTCTTTTCCCCGCTCAGCGTTCTCCTTTGCACACCCCTCCACCATGTCCCTACCTGGGCCCATCTCACTGAGCCAGGACACCCTGAGCCCAGGACCCGAGCAGCCAGAAGAGAACCCTGAGGAGGCCCTGCTTCCTCTGGACGACGAAGATGATGAGGAGTGAGGCAGAGCTAGAGGAGATGAAGAATGGATTGTAAGACAGAGAGAACACAAGGCCTTATGGAGGGGTTgaataatagtgtgtgtgtgtgtgtgtgtgtgtgtgtggggggggtggttgtGGGTAGGAGGATGAAGGCAGATGACAAAACAAAAGGAATGTGCGAGAAAAGGTATGACTAGAAGTGGAAGGTTTCCTCTGTCAACTGATTAAAGCTAAATCGCAGACAAGTAGAGACAACCCTCATCTTTTTGCAGTATAACAAGTCCTCTCTAGATGAAAGGAATTGAGCTTCCATCACAAAGTACAAGTAACAGAACAGAAAATGTATGTGATACTACCTGCCTTTTAGGTGTCTagaaaggagagtgaaaagacCTCGGATGGCTCTCAAACGTAGGCTACATTTATGCTGCCTCGGATGCTGAGTGGGAAAATGAAGGCAGATACAGAGCACTGAGCCTCTTCTCCTTTTAGTCTGTGGAGAGGGCCAGACGGAAGGCCAATGTGCCCTGTGTGGATCCTTAGTCTacccacacgcatacacacacaagctttcAGGTTTGTTGTTTCTATACCTTGTGACTCATTTATGATTGAGTCCCAAGGCAGcatgccctctctctcacacacacacacattccaaacccTGTTTAAAATCAAGGCAATACTTGTACCCAAGGCACCTATTGTTGAAGTAGAATTTTTTTCAACTGCTCATGCATTGAGAATTGCGTAaactacacacactaacacttttGAATGGCTCTTTATTTGGAAGTCTAAGTTTAAACTGAAATGTAAACAAGAAGTGGAAATGATGAATCTATTCTGGATGTACTCTATCTATTCTCATACTTTCAATTGCAGTGTACCAACCTGTTACTTGTTCTCAATTAATTAATTGCTGTTAATTGCTGTTATGTGATACAACATTCTGCGTGAAAATaagcaaacagacagagaaagaccaGGACAAAACAACTATTGCCAGTTAAAACatttataaattaataaaaacatTCCCTTTGTAGTGTTTCTTACAGCTTTTCCCAAAGTTGTTGTGTCAGCTTTTTTGCTGCCTAGCTTTTCctcttgattttttttaatatagaaAAATAATTCTGACAACATTCATTATTTTGCATGTGTTCCATTCAGTCCTATTGATTACTTAAGTTGTCTCTGGTTTCCGATGTTCCGCCCCAGTGTCTCTTTATACATTATTTACAGAGGACCCAGTCCTTCTCAGATCGCAGTGGTGTTGGAGAAAACCAGGAGGATGATTTGCATAGATTTTGAGAGACCGACACCCCTTATTTCCTTaaaaacacacatccatacaggAACAAGCAAAACGAAACAAAAAGAACCACTGAATactgtgaaattaaaatattaaaatgaacATTTCTGTTGGCATATTcccatacatgcatacaaattTCAAAACAATTGCTATGATCAGTCAATTGATAACacaaaaattaattaaaagaatCTGGTTAAAATGAAAAGCACCCAAATATGATTTAAAGATTGGATCCACTTTGGACTGAaatgaacatttcttttttttattgagaGATGTAATCCCTTTTTCTCTTTGGGACAGCTTTAGTGCACAGAAGTGTATCAAAATATTCTCATGAGTTCTGAATCAATgcatgaatcacacacacaatcattcactcactctctcccacacacacacccacacccacacatatacatacaccctcacacacattatACTTGTACCGATTCAGAGGGTTGGAGACCACAGTCTGGCAAACCCTGGGAATATGGCTTAAGACCATTATCTTCATCTATAGACTGAAAAAAACCCCCCACTTGGCACTACTGTTCCTCAATGCATAAGACACGCAATCACTCTTTCCataaaaaaataagataaaCCATGCTTTGAGACATACTGCAATCATAacactaaataaaaataacactaAAACAATAGAAATATAAAAGCCCTAGTCTAGCGAGTTCTGAGTGAATCAATCAAGCCTGGTTCCCGAGCAGACTTCCTTTATCGTCTCAGAGACAGCCTGGACGGACGCCCTCTCCCCTGCTCCTTCCCTCATGAGGGCCGAGAGCGCTcagaggaggcggaggagatCTGCCGCGAGCTAAATCTGTTAAGAACTGCGCTTCTCTCGTTCTCGCAGTGTTCCAGATGATCTGGTGACCCCCGTGAAGACATGTGAATCTTACTTGGCTTCTGGCTCCAAAGACTAACATTCAATGacatgcaacaacaaacaaaagaaaagggaaaaaatgataaaaatggAATCGATGGCTTGAGTGGACTTGAGTGGACTTGAGTGGACTTGAGTGGACTTGAGTGGACTTGTTGGAAGGAGTTCATTGAGTTTTAAAGAAAATATTCTAAAAGCTTGACAGTTGCCATCAGCAACAAGACAACCCAAATTACATAGGGAACATGCACCCACATACTTCAAATCTGCTGAGAGTCTCAAattagcgcgcacacacacacacaccccaaagtGACAAGAGCGTTGGCAATCTGAATTGGTACAAAAAACACTGTGCGGTGGAAGCAGGTTAGCCACAGCTAAATCTCAGATCACAACTGGACAcacatgacagacagacagagagacagtccCAAGGCTGCACGTTCTAGCTGGTCTCACATCACCAGCGGCCATCTCCAACAAGGCAGCCAGGAAACAAGCATTCTAGCCAAGGGCTTTGTCTTCTACACTCAAACACCTGGACAGACAATTAAAGGCCCTTTgttcacacagacgcacacttaaaaaaaaaaaagcaaaacttaAAATACACAAAGAGTAGGAGAATGCTGCTGGACACCTACTCTCAAGCACGCCCAGTCAGAAGTGGTCTCGGCTGACCACAGGGCCTAAATGTAGCGCTTTGTAGCGCTATCACTTTCAAAGAAAGAGATACGTAGTGGAGAACCAGGGACGGAAGGAGAATGCGTGCATGAAATGAACGAGGATAATTGAACAAATAATGGACACAACGGAAACACTGCTTTCAAAATCATAATGCACACGTCCCAATGACACAGAAAGATGCAACAACATGGCAGCTCACGATTCTGGCTCCTTCTTCAACTGCTGGCAGTCCAACAGAGaacatgcaaaaaataaaaaaagacatgtgcgttctctttcactctccccatcccttacaaacacttacacacagatacacccgTACAAACACTTAGCACCGACGCAGAAGCCTTCATACAAGTGTGCAGCTCCCACACATGGCTGATATGTGTTAAAGTATTAAGAGACAAATCTGATCATTCACACAAGCTCATGTAGTGTTTGCTTTTGTCCAGTACTACAGATCCCACACAGATGAGAGATGGCCGCTGGACAGGAGGAGGTAGCAGGTCTGGCAGCTGATCTCCTACTCCTCATCACTGGGGTTGTATTTGGCCTCCTACCCCCTCCAttacccctctctccatccgaCAGAGGTGATGCGTCAATtagaaaaccaaaaaaaaaataacaataataataataataaaataaagtgGAGGTGTGTCCTTGAGATGGTGGTCAGAGACGATTGGCCGGCGTGCTCCTGGCTTTCCACCGCAGAGCGAGAGCAGCAGCACGGTGCCAGAGGTCGAGTCTGAGATGCCGACGACGGGTTGGCCTCCTCTGATGATGTGCAGCTGTGAGGAGGCTCCGAAACAGAGGCGCAGCGTTGTTTGTCCCCCATTCATGATTCATTTATGTCCCCATGTTGTGAGAGGTGAACCCTTATTCCTTTttgacaacaacaaaacaaaaacaaaaaatgttttccaCGAATGCATTCATTGGACGCTTGTCTAACACACGGAGACAAACAGGGTTTTAAAAATGTGTAGAAAACGAATGAGGATCTGACTTCAGGGAGCCCTCTCCTGTCCCGTATCAGACTGGACTGAGGGAGGGCGGTCAGCCATACAGAGCTGAGAGGAGATCGCCGTGCACTACAGGTGGACAACTACTTCATTCAGCTGAGCCGCTAGAATACAGTTCTACAGTGGCAGAGCTCTGcacacagtgtgtatgtgtgtgtttgtgtacacaggtGTGAATACCATTTCCAGGAAATAGCAGTTCAGCGTTCACAGTCTCTGTGCATATAAAACCcatcatacacataaatattCTATATATCTTATATATTTATACTCTTTCTATGTATAGGTAtgtacacaaatatgcacaGGCCACTTGTGCAATTTCcacaaacaattaaaaaatCCCAACAGGCTTCTCTCTCAGTTCGATTAAACTTATTACTGCCCTCATGTGGCAAGAAAAAAAATGCCAGTTTGTGGgtcattgtggtgtgtgtgtgtgtgtgtgtgtgtgtgtgtgtgtgtgtgtgtgtgtggtcattccTCGGCACCAGTGCCGCTGCGGGGGAAGGGCAAGGCGACGGCATGCTCCTGGGCGAGCGCCGCCAGCTCCTTGAGGAACTCTCCAAAGACCACAGCGCAGTAGACGGCGTTCTTGACCCGGAGCGCCTCGGCCTGCCGCTCCAGGCTAGAggcggtggaggaggtggtggcgcGGAACAGGGCGCTGTGTAGAGACTGGCCGCCGTCGCGCACGTGCGCCAGGGCCATCTGAGCGGCATTGCGCGCACGGGTCGGGCTGTTGGTGTGCCGCAAGATCAGGTCGCCCAGAGACGGCTTACGGCTCTTCACTgcaggagggacagagagaggggggagagagagagagagagagagagagagagagagagagagagagagagagagagagagatgaaaagaatgaatgtgttttttttcaaaGAGATCTTCAAATGGAGAATCAAAAGATCGATTCACAGAGAGGTTCAAAGAATAACTAAGCAAGATTCTTCTCTACATGCTcatgaaacacactcacaagaaagaaagaagccaGCACAATCGAATGGCTGAATCTGGCTGGATGAAAAACCCACTAGAGCCAGAAAACCAAACCACAAACATCTAGAAGAAAAGCAGCGGAGCTGCTCCACAGACCCCCAGCTGTGGCGGCCAGAGACATGAGGCCACGGGGGAGCTGCGCTGGAGTCCTGTCCCTGTCCATCCGTAACTCAACCATCTGGGGCTCAACCCCATGGTCAGCCCTGCcagcactgccacacacacacacacgcacgcacacgcacacacacgcacacacacgcacacacacgcacacacacacacacacacacacacacacataattgcaAACAGCTGGACTGGGGCATCTCAGTAGAACAGGCTACCCTCTCACTATTTCTTGTCTTTTTCCCGGtctttctttctgcctttctctccctttcttttttccctgttTCTTTTTGGTTCTACCATTCCGTGCCCTTGCCCACTCCGCCCGTTCCCACTCCCACACTCTGGTGCGCTCACCCTCACCCATGGAGTCGGAGCGGCGCAGGCTGGGCAAAGCGGTGGGCGAGTCGCTCCAGTCCAGCTTGCCGCGGGCCAGCAGGTAGCGCCGGGCTTTCCTCAGCATGGCCGGGAAGTCCTCGTGCATGGCGGCAAACACCTCGATGCGGTTCTTTACCGTGCCCAGCACCTGTGCAGACAGGAGGAGAAAAAGtcaaggggggaaaaaaaaagccctcaagTTATTTCTGCCGTTGGAGTTAAAACAGCAAACAGTGAGCAACCTTGACATTTGAGACGACCTGGATTTGTATGGTATACATTTACACAGCAGAGGGCAGTAGAGAGCAA carries:
- the LOC125291644 gene encoding uncharacterized protein LOC125291644; the protein is MAGPSIAGPGMSLEEANDIWQCIKHKVVTKMCGTGWTPTPHLQDAHMFHPLSVIGKRVERSLRLRKVRSLFPLGPLSELLDRPGDTDSDLRPLGTVIREGPVHCDVFHEEFLDGVGRVRIHVVDYWTESGVQPIAPHTKLTLRDSLPWLDSVHRLYLVSQTVCSSSCRVRLLGGEPGHHLKLEPETPLGFNCLRLSALPSGLVEVRRGWESGYLHPKARWARFDSPEYERLRGGTATEPRVMGMLSQLAFSFAHPSTMSLPGPISLSQDTLSPGPEQPEENPEEALLPLDDEDDEE